One Brassica oleracea var. oleracea cultivar TO1000 chromosome C7, BOL, whole genome shotgun sequence genomic window carries:
- the LOC106306773 gene encoding uncharacterized protein LOC106306773, whose translation MMEMPIPETDEFISRDIQRIAHEGLKEWEDARDNGYTFDILSVAKSFTDEMFTMMNQLIPMNPDLHKKEEGEDISSQMHKLHLHDNQTTMLGVAGPAAVAFNGGEINKDN comes from the exons ATGATGGAAATGCCAATACCAGAAACGGACGAGTTTATCAGTCGTGATATCCAACGCATTGCACATGAAGGCCTTAAGGA ATGGGAGGATGCTAGAGATAACGGATACACTTTTGATATCCTTTCGGTTGCAAAATCTTTCACGGATGAGATGTTTACGATGATGAATCAACTCATTCCCATGAACCCAGATCTGCACAAGAAAGAAGAAGGAGAAGACATATCTTCTCAAATGCACAAGTTACATTTACACGACAACCAGACAACCATG CTTGGTGTGGCCGGACCAGCAGCTGTAGCCTTTAACGGTGGAGAGATTAATAAGGACAACTGA
- the LOC106306770 gene encoding B3 domain-containing protein REM7-like — translation MNCLNSMANPPLESPTNPHFFQPLLPGFDTHLTIPVTFFSKHIEGKNEQRKAKLRSHASDKTWKVTIDGRRFTRGWKDFATAHDLRIGDVIIFRHEGDMVFNVTPFGPSCCEIHYEQSHLIKEEEFDNNDDDNENHCRTKSSFSFDYCFVAQVTASNLRLDTLDLPMEAESSNALNKRCHEMIVVNKEGNSWTVSLRFRESSGSYYIRGGWRRFCRDNRRKIGDLMVFNLVGDGKTSPMICICPEEECSELVRKAKRRSKWVASSSSRRNRFVTISLTRYNFRSSKLILPATFMKINGIKRQNEIILMDKHGVRWVTKLVKDGSKYGKRGLGKGWKDFCEANDVLKIGQPFLLELVWEDTLPVLKFCS, via the exons ATGAATTGTTTGAATTCAATGGCGAATCCACCACTTGAGTCTCCGACCAATCCACATTTCTTCCAGCCACTTCTTCCCGGTTTCGACACTCACCTC ACAATACCAGTTACCTTCTTCTCAAAGCACATAGAAGGAAAAAACGAGCAGAGAAAAGCTAAACTGAGATCACACGCTTCAGATAAAACTTGGAAAGTGACAATAGATGGTCGGAGATTCACCAGAGGCTGGAAAGACTTTGCCACAGCACATGACCTTCGAATCGGCGACGTCATTATTTTCAGACACGAAGGAGATATGGTGTTTAACGTCACTCCTTTCGGTCCTAGCTGTTGTGAGATTCACTATGAACAATCTCACCTCATCAAGGAAGAAGAGTTTGACAACAATGATGATGACAATGAGAATCATTGTAGAACAAAGTCCTCTTTCTCATTTGATTACTGTTTTGTAGCACAAGTCACTGCTTCAAATCTAAGACTAGACACACTT GACCTTCCTATGGAAGCTGAGAGTTCGAATGCTCTGAACAAAAGATGCCACGAGATGATAGTAGTGAACAAAGAGGGAAACTCGTGGACTGTGAGTTTGAGATTTAGGGAATCAAGCGGAAGTTATTACATCAGAGGAGGCTGGAGAAGATTCTGCCGTGATAACAGACGAAAAATAGGAGATTTAATGGTGTTTAATCTGGTGGGAGACGGCAAGACTTCTCCCATGATATGTATATGTCCTGAAGAAGAGTGTTCAGAACTAGTGAGGAAGGCAAAGAGGCGTTCTAAATGGGTAGCTTCATCATCTTCAAGGAGAAACCGTTTTGTCACAATCTCTCTCACACGTTACAACTTCAGAAGCTCCAAACTT ATTCTTCCAGCAACTTTCATGAAGATCAACGGTATCAAGAGGCAGAATGAGATAATCCTTATGGACAAACATGGTGTGAGGTGGGTAACGAAGCTGGTGAAGGATGGATCAAAATATGGAAAAAGAGGATTAGGAAAAGGATGGAAAGATTTCTGTGAGGCTAATGATGTATTGAAGATTGGCCAGCCTTTTCTGTTGGAGTTGGTTTGGGAAGACACACTTCCTGTTCTTAAGTTTTGTTCTTAG
- the LOC106306771 gene encoding B3 domain-containing protein REM5-like, with amino-acid sequence MVNASLLSPATPHFFQPLLSHSKSHLNIPAKFFSGHIEGKQEGKTVTLRSDASEKTWKVEMKGQRLTQGWKEFVEAHALRVGDFVVFRLERDMLFNVTALGSSYCEIQYTPSGSRRQEEEEESVGTEKEVEKNLTRFVTLTPTSSSFETGKQHLPANFTRGNGLIKPGKIIMVDKKGDEWVMELKVGKTNVSIMYMYIMSRNGWRIFCDVNEVRAGESLTLELIRGGESPMLKFCSEMEQAPFEAEACAHKRAKWSQEIREKTTEEGEPSHRARASNKTNANQENLQNKQPCSVSDLLTEVKHSVVSTLTSIRQCREELKTKEQELEDSLQEINNLERKIQRNKTTSSSNN; translated from the exons ATGGTGAATGCATCACTCTTATCTCCGGCAACCCCACACTTCTTCCAGCCGCTTCTTTCCCATTCCAAGAGTCACCTG AATATTCCTGCCAAGTTCTTCTCCGGACACATTGAGGGAAAACAGGAGGGCAAGACGGTAACGTTGAGATCTGATGCCTCGGAGAAAACATGGAAAGTGGAGATGAAAGGCCAAAGACTCACTCAAGGTTGGAAGGAGTTCGTTGAGGCACATGCTCTTCGAGTCGGTGACTTTGTCGTCTTTAGACTCGAACGAGACATGCTGTTCAATGTCACTGCTTTAGGATCCAGCTACTGTGAGATCCAATACACACCCTCTGGTAGTCGCCGCCAAGAAGAGGAAGAAGAGAGTGTTGGAACAG AAAAAGAAGTTGAGAAGAATCTGACAAGGTTTGTGACTTTAACTCCTACGTCAAGCAGTTTTGAGACCGGTAAACAG CATTTACCAGCAAATTTCACGAGAGGGAACGGACTCATCAAGCCGGGGAAAATAATTATGGTAGATAAAAAGGGTGATGAGTGGGTAATGGAGCTTAAGGTTGGAAAAACAAACGTATCTATTATGTACATGTACATTATGAGTCGTAATGGCTGGAGAATCTTCTGTGACGTGAATGAAGTAAGAGCAGGGGAGTCTCTAACTTTGGAGTTGATCAGAGGAGGCGAAAGTCCTATGCTCAAGTTCTGCTCCGAG ATGGAGCAGGCACCATTTGAAGCAGAGGCTTGTGCTCACAAACGAGCTAAATGGAGTCAGGAAATAAGGGAGAAAACAACTGAAGAAGGAGAACCCTCTCATCGCGCTAGGGCATCTAACAAAACCAATGCAAATCAAGAAAACTTACAGAACAAGCAACCTTGCTCTGTCTCAGATCTGTTGACTGAGGTGAAACATAGCGTTGTAAGTACTTTAACTAGTATCAGACAGTGTCGTGAAGAGCTAAAGACAAAAGAACAAGAACTAGAAGATTCATTGCAGGAAATCAACAACTTAG